From a single Sphingobium lignivorans genomic region:
- a CDS encoding helix-turn-helix transcriptional regulator has product MPLQGENQLGTFLRDRRMRLDPATFGFQPGRRRTPGLRREEVAQRANISPTWYTWLEQGRGGAPSADVLDRIATGLMLTQPERDHLHILAFGHPPEARYRQHEGITPRLQRVLDAMPHSPAIIRTATWDVVAWNKAATLVLANYAELPREGRNILRLIFADERVRAAQDDWRNVARYVVGTFRADAARAGAGQEIRQLVDELSASSAEFRALWNDNEVMGHGEGTKRLHHPVLGTVDLEFSTFAVEGRSDLIMMVYNPTMPRTIERIQALVAEA; this is encoded by the coding sequence ATGCCCCTCCAAGGCGAGAACCAGCTCGGCACATTCCTGCGCGATCGGCGCATGCGCCTGGACCCGGCGACCTTCGGCTTTCAGCCGGGGCGCCGGCGCACCCCCGGCCTGCGCCGGGAGGAGGTCGCCCAGCGTGCGAACATCAGCCCCACCTGGTATACCTGGCTGGAGCAGGGTCGTGGCGGCGCACCGTCCGCCGATGTGCTGGACCGGATCGCTACCGGCCTGATGCTCACCCAGCCGGAGCGCGATCATCTCCACATCCTCGCGTTCGGACATCCTCCTGAGGCGCGCTATCGCCAGCACGAAGGCATCACGCCGCGCCTGCAGCGCGTGCTGGACGCCATGCCGCACAGCCCCGCCATCATCCGGACCGCGACCTGGGATGTCGTCGCCTGGAACAAGGCGGCGACGCTGGTGCTGGCCAACTATGCCGAGCTGCCGCGCGAGGGACGCAATATCCTGCGCCTGATCTTCGCCGACGAGCGCGTCCGCGCCGCGCAGGACGACTGGCGCAACGTGGCGCGCTATGTCGTCGGCACCTTCCGAGCCGATGCCGCGCGCGCTGGGGCCGGTCAGGAGATCCGACAACTTGTCGATGAGCTGTCTGCCTCCAGCGCCGAATTCAGGGCGCTGTGGAATGACAATGAAGTCATGGGACACGGCGAAGGCACCAAACGACTTCATCACCCCGTCCTGGGCACCGTCGACCTGGAATTCTCCACCTTCGCGGTCGAAGGACGGTCCGATCTCATCATGATGGTCTATAATCCGACGATGCCGCGAACGATCGAGCGCATTCAGGCGCTGGTTGCGGAGGCATGA
- a CDS encoding TonB-dependent receptor domain-containing protein → MRDSVKRLLAHSSVAAFAAVLCAGVQPVHAQAQESATDGPAESGTSNEAIIVTGSRIVSGFDRPTPVSVMDGARLEQRGAANIGDALAEMPAFRATNTPASTGLSAAAGYVGGRILDLRGLGAVRTLTLVDGKRFVPSTTQATVDTNMIPSILLQRAEVVTGGASAVYGSDAVSGVVNLLIDKNLTGYKLAGQIGFSEYGDNYTRQFGGAAGWALGDRLHLVIGGEYERSSGVEACPEREWCANGFINVGRNPLRPGQTATIPANNMRRAATPWSASYNGVTTPPSSAYVGNFVPSLRPIDGITFGADGTPRRFQFGTHVNSLYQFGGESDGPGENIYFDFPIVSPTERWAAMGYLTFEATPALTLELGVNYGHGEGDHRAPAYRNTAITIRDDNAFLPRSSDPTLDIPTILAQSGLTSFTLGKGFKDIGSSPIHVRNNVLRIVGSAAYEIDSNWRADLYYQFGRNDFRSDLTNGVVTSRMLNALDSVRNSSGQAVCRINADGITTNDDPSCVALNPFGFANQPNFEDAKAYVTANAFQTNITTEHVVAANLTGSLIDLPAGKLGIAIGGEYRSDNVEGDTDALSQAGRFFTGGGSTISGKIDVAEVYAEAEVPLLADMTAFQELGISGAIRRTHYNRSSATAESSSVNATTWKVGGTWAPIDAIRFRVTRSRDIRAPNVAELFGPLTNTQGIVTDVGRGGIQAVVPITLGSNPDLRPEKADTFTVGVVLAPRGGFLGRFRLSVDYYDIQIDDAISTLGQQNIVARCADGDAQSCGLVTRDADDVITNIRDTFQNVNELIARGYDIELAYRQPLGGNMLNLRVLASHVKDLITVDAVGPTERAGQTGLRGGTPPGIPDWTIDGTATLDIGERFSMTANARWINDGFYNAAFVGPEQPGFAIGSANSSNTNAMPGRIYLNLLGTVKVPISQDNRMDVYFGVDNVFDKDPPNYPGANGSGNNVLFNPVGRMFKAGVRAAF, encoded by the coding sequence ATGAGGGATTCCGTCAAGCGGCTGCTCGCACATTCGAGCGTGGCAGCCTTTGCAGCCGTATTGTGCGCGGGTGTTCAGCCTGTGCACGCTCAGGCGCAGGAAAGCGCGACTGACGGTCCGGCCGAGAGTGGTACGTCAAACGAAGCGATCATCGTGACGGGATCGCGCATCGTGTCCGGTTTCGATCGGCCTACACCGGTCTCTGTGATGGACGGGGCGAGGCTCGAGCAGCGAGGCGCCGCGAATATCGGCGATGCCCTTGCGGAAATGCCCGCATTCCGCGCGACAAACACGCCGGCCTCGACTGGCCTTTCAGCAGCGGCAGGCTATGTCGGTGGCCGCATCCTCGATTTGCGTGGCCTTGGCGCCGTTCGCACACTGACGCTGGTCGACGGCAAACGCTTCGTTCCCTCGACCACGCAGGCGACGGTCGACACCAACATGATTCCGTCGATCCTGCTTCAGCGCGCCGAGGTCGTCACCGGCGGCGCCTCTGCCGTTTATGGATCGGACGCGGTTTCCGGCGTCGTCAACCTTCTGATCGACAAGAATCTGACGGGCTATAAACTAGCCGGCCAGATCGGCTTTTCCGAATATGGCGACAATTATACGCGTCAGTTCGGCGGCGCCGCGGGCTGGGCACTGGGCGACCGGCTGCACCTCGTGATCGGAGGCGAATATGAGCGCAGCAGCGGCGTGGAAGCCTGCCCGGAGCGCGAATGGTGCGCCAACGGCTTCATCAACGTAGGCCGCAATCCGCTTCGCCCAGGTCAGACGGCCACCATTCCGGCCAATAATATGCGCCGCGCCGCGACGCCCTGGAGCGCTTCGTATAATGGTGTAACCACCCCGCCCTCTTCTGCATATGTCGGCAACTTCGTGCCCTCGCTGCGCCCGATCGACGGCATTACTTTCGGCGCGGACGGCACCCCGCGCCGCTTCCAATTCGGCACGCACGTCAATTCACTCTACCAGTTTGGCGGCGAGAGCGACGGGCCGGGCGAGAATATCTATTTCGACTTCCCCATTGTTTCGCCGACCGAACGCTGGGCAGCAATGGGCTATCTCACCTTCGAGGCCACGCCCGCACTCACGCTGGAGCTCGGCGTCAATTACGGCCATGGCGAAGGTGACCACCGTGCGCCGGCCTATCGCAACACCGCAATCACCATCCGTGACGACAATGCTTTCCTGCCGCGCTCGTCCGACCCGACGCTCGATATCCCGACAATTCTCGCGCAAAGCGGCCTCACCAGCTTCACGCTGGGCAAGGGTTTCAAGGATATCGGCTCCTCGCCGATCCACGTGCGCAACAATGTCCTGCGCATTGTCGGCTCGGCCGCCTATGAGATCGACAGCAACTGGCGCGCGGATCTTTATTATCAGTTCGGCCGCAATGATTTCCGCAGCGACCTGACCAACGGTGTCGTGACGAGCCGCATGCTGAACGCCCTGGATTCGGTCCGGAATTCCTCAGGTCAGGCAGTATGCCGGATCAACGCGGATGGCATCACGACCAATGACGATCCGAGCTGCGTCGCGCTCAATCCGTTCGGTTTTGCAAACCAGCCGAATTTTGAAGACGCCAAGGCCTATGTGACGGCCAACGCCTTCCAGACCAACATCACGACGGAGCATGTCGTTGCTGCGAATCTGACGGGATCTCTGATCGATCTTCCCGCCGGCAAGCTTGGCATCGCGATCGGCGGCGAATATCGCAGCGACAATGTCGAGGGCGACACGGATGCACTCTCGCAGGCGGGCCGCTTCTTCACCGGCGGCGGTTCGACCATCTCCGGCAAGATCGACGTTGCCGAAGTCTATGCCGAAGCGGAAGTGCCCTTGCTGGCCGATATGACCGCGTTCCAGGAACTGGGCATCAGCGGCGCCATCCGCCGGACCCATTACAATCGCTCGAGCGCGACTGCGGAGAGCAGCAGCGTGAATGCCACGACCTGGAAGGTGGGCGGCACGTGGGCGCCGATCGATGCCATTCGCTTCCGCGTAACCCGCTCGCGTGACATTCGCGCGCCCAACGTCGCGGAACTGTTCGGGCCGCTCACCAACACACAGGGCATTGTCACCGACGTCGGCCGTGGCGGCATTCAGGCCGTAGTCCCGATCACACTGGGCTCCAATCCCGATCTGCGTCCGGAGAAGGCCGATACCTTCACGGTGGGCGTCGTCCTGGCGCCGAGGGGCGGGTTCCTAGGCCGCTTCCGCTTGTCCGTCGATTATTATGACATTCAGATCGATGATGCGATCAGCACGCTTGGTCAGCAGAATATCGTCGCTCGCTGCGCCGATGGCGATGCGCAGAGCTGCGGCTTGGTAACGCGCGATGCAGATGACGTGATCACGAATATTCGCGATACATTCCAGAATGTTAACGAGCTGATTGCACGGGGTTACGACATCGAGCTGGCTTATCGTCAGCCGCTTGGTGGCAATATGCTGAATCTGCGCGTGCTCGCATCCCATGTGAAGGATCTGATCACGGTGGATGCCGTCGGGCCAACCGAACGCGCAGGGCAGACTGGCCTGCGCGGCGGCACGCCTCCGGGTATTCCCGACTGGACGATCGACGGCACGGCCACGCTCGATATCGGCGAGCGCTTCTCGATGACCGCGAATGCCCGCTGGATCAATGACGGCTTCTACAACGCTGCTTTCGTGGGCCCCGAGCAACCCGGCTTTGCCATCGGGTCGGCGAACAGTTCCAACACCAATGCCATGCCCGGCCGCATCTATCTGAACCTGCTCGGCACGGTGAAAGTGCCGATCAGTCAGGATAACCGGATGGACGTGTATTTCGGCGTCGACAATGTGTTCGACAAGGATCCGCCGAACTATCCAGGTGCGAACGGCAGCGGTAACAACGTGCTGTTCAATCCCGTCGGTCGGATGTTCAAGGCCGGCGTGCGCGCAGCATTCTGA
- a CDS encoding MFS transporter, with the protein MASTPRSIDIASFINNRKLGPFNYKLIVLSWLITVFDGFDMMLISFTAPWMRDDLGLSTHMLGNVFSAGLVGMMVGGFALAYIGDKIGRRQTIIWAAFAFGILTAATSFAQNYEQLLVLRFLDGFAIGGMLPLAWALNIEYVPARYRSTVVTVIMMGYSIGSSLAGPVTVWLAPDYGWEGVFIFGGIGTIACAFGLLLWLPESVRFLASKNLKPQVIAATLNKIDPALKATPQDRFLLSDEKKDEGNFTVGKLFTGDLKWLTPLLWIGYIASTLAVYFKANWGPIVYEDLQFSRETAAYVSSIGGVAGAVLGLLLMRFTDGKGPYAVAFYPAIAFPLLLLVGLVPMDPTVFLAVSVAATSFVGGAHFGILSIAGVFYPSSIRANGAGWATSIAKIGGIAGPIVGAYVLSSGLPIVRSFAILALCPAALALCAFGIGAIVKRRRAPTPPPAPHLAEAN; encoded by the coding sequence ATGGCCAGCACGCCCCGCTCGATCGACATCGCGTCGTTCATCAATAATCGCAAGCTTGGCCCGTTCAATTACAAGCTGATCGTGCTCTCATGGCTGATCACCGTGTTCGACGGGTTCGACATGATGCTCATCAGCTTCACCGCACCCTGGATGCGGGACGATCTGGGCCTCTCCACCCACATGCTGGGTAATGTCTTCTCCGCGGGTCTGGTCGGCATGATGGTGGGCGGTTTCGCCCTGGCCTATATCGGGGACAAGATCGGGCGGCGGCAGACGATCATCTGGGCCGCCTTCGCCTTTGGCATTCTCACCGCCGCGACCAGCTTCGCGCAGAACTACGAACAACTGCTGGTGCTGCGCTTTCTCGATGGGTTCGCGATCGGCGGCATGCTGCCGCTCGCATGGGCGCTGAACATCGAATATGTACCGGCCAGATATCGCTCCACGGTCGTGACCGTCATCATGATGGGGTATAGCATCGGCTCCTCGCTCGCGGGGCCGGTCACGGTGTGGCTCGCGCCCGACTACGGATGGGAGGGCGTGTTCATCTTCGGCGGTATCGGCACCATCGCCTGCGCCTTCGGCCTGCTCTTGTGGCTACCGGAATCCGTGCGCTTTCTTGCCTCCAAGAACCTCAAGCCGCAGGTGATCGCCGCGACCCTCAACAAGATCGACCCGGCGCTGAAAGCCACGCCGCAGGACCGTTTCCTGCTGTCGGACGAGAAGAAGGACGAGGGCAACTTCACAGTCGGCAAACTGTTCACCGGCGATCTCAAATGGCTGACCCCCCTTTTGTGGATCGGCTACATCGCCAGCACGCTCGCGGTCTATTTCAAGGCCAACTGGGGACCGATCGTTTATGAGGATCTGCAGTTCTCGCGCGAGACGGCTGCCTATGTCTCGTCCATCGGCGGCGTGGCAGGCGCTGTGTTGGGACTGTTGCTGATGCGCTTTACCGATGGCAAGGGCCCCTATGCGGTCGCCTTCTATCCGGCCATCGCCTTCCCCCTGCTGCTGCTCGTCGGCCTCGTGCCGATGGACCCCACGGTCTTCCTTGCCGTCTCGGTGGCGGCGACCAGCTTTGTAGGCGGCGCGCATTTCGGCATTCTTTCGATCGCGGGCGTTTTCTACCCCTCCTCGATCCGCGCGAACGGCGCCGGCTGGGCCACCTCCATCGCCAAGATCGGCGGCATCGCCGGGCCGATCGTCGGCGCTTATGTGCTCTCCAGCGGCCTTCCCATCGTGCGCAGCTTCGCTATCCTGGCGCTGTGTCCCGCCGCGCTAGCCCTGTGCGCCTTCGGCATCGGCGCCATCGTGAAACGGCGCCGGGCGCCGACGCCCCCCCCGGCTCCCCATCTGGCTGAGGCGAACTGA
- a CDS encoding MarR family transcriptional regulator produces the protein MKEQRRTKKAEGGESPEQSSGVAKNGFYGGYPKDQAERHLRNFYTTTVPDAQDVFNFRTTRALVVAGRRWRKLANDRLKPIGQNMARWETLYLMASSEEEISQGELARVVGVEGPTMVSMLNSLARDELIDRYQSKIDRRITHNRITEKGIQVAQNIMAITNKLRSEVLRDIDPAKLAVTLEVLEQIHFRLDELS, from the coding sequence GTGAAAGAGCAGCGACGCACCAAGAAGGCGGAAGGCGGAGAGAGCCCCGAGCAGTCATCCGGCGTTGCGAAGAACGGCTTCTACGGCGGCTATCCCAAGGATCAGGCCGAGCGCCATTTGCGGAACTTTTACACGACCACCGTTCCGGATGCGCAGGATGTGTTCAATTTTCGCACGACGCGAGCGCTCGTTGTCGCTGGGCGACGCTGGCGCAAGCTGGCGAACGACCGGCTCAAGCCGATCGGGCAGAACATGGCGCGTTGGGAAACGCTCTACCTCATGGCGAGCTCCGAGGAGGAGATCAGCCAGGGTGAACTCGCCCGCGTGGTCGGCGTCGAAGGGCCGACCATGGTATCGATGCTGAACTCGCTCGCGCGTGATGAACTCATTGATCGTTACCAGAGCAAGATTGATCGCCGCATCACGCACAACCGCATCACGGAGAAGGGCATCCAGGTGGCGCAGAACATCATGGCCATCACGAACAAGCTGCGCAGCGAAGTGCTCCGGGACATCGATCCGGCCAAGCTTGCGGTGACGCTGGAAGTGCTGGAGCAGATCCATTTCCGGTTGGACGAACTGAGCTAA
- a CDS encoding aconitase X: MVKLTDAEQAMLDGQAGAATSKAMELLIRYADALGAERFVETNNVAGVPGSAPQWVKDHYAADGGDYRAVFSRFDLDSDEVVDVPRMNAFSCHLQGGMDPALWQEQGMSADAHANFVSDEAEVAAHGIQILKTCTPYLAGNVPVMGEHCAWMESSAVVFANSVIGARTNCEGRESTSAAMLAKRIPDWGFHRDDFRKGQHRVSVEMPVDSIFEWGMLGYFVGDVVQDTIPVITGDISNPSLIRHKHFGAAAASSGGVEMYHMVGITPEAPSVEHAFGGAARGEHFVYDAAARRRIYETLNSVGQSEDVDYVMLGCPHYSIEQIAQAAALIEGRKVHENCALWIFTSRAVKATADANGYTRILRDAGAYLMTDTCSAISQAVPKGTKVAALDSAKQVHYLPAMMGIEGWYGTTAECIDAACTGKWKGKLA; the protein is encoded by the coding sequence ATGGTCAAACTGACAGATGCGGAACAGGCGATGCTTGATGGGCAAGCCGGGGCGGCAACAAGCAAAGCCATGGAATTGCTCATCCGCTATGCCGATGCGCTGGGTGCCGAGCGCTTTGTCGAGACCAACAATGTCGCGGGCGTTCCCGGCTCCGCGCCGCAATGGGTGAAGGACCATTATGCGGCCGACGGTGGCGACTATCGCGCTGTCTTCTCGCGCTTTGACCTGGATTCCGACGAGGTCGTGGACGTGCCGCGCATGAACGCCTTCTCCTGTCATCTGCAGGGCGGGATGGACCCCGCACTGTGGCAGGAGCAAGGCATGAGCGCGGACGCTCATGCCAATTTCGTGTCGGATGAAGCCGAGGTGGCCGCGCACGGCATTCAGATCCTCAAGACCTGCACGCCATATCTGGCCGGAAATGTGCCCGTCATGGGAGAGCATTGCGCATGGATGGAATCAAGTGCTGTCGTCTTCGCCAATTCGGTGATCGGCGCGCGCACCAATTGCGAAGGCCGCGAATCCACCAGCGCCGCGATGCTGGCCAAGCGCATTCCGGACTGGGGCTTCCATCGGGATGACTTCCGGAAGGGGCAGCATCGCGTCAGCGTGGAGATGCCGGTGGACTCGATCTTCGAGTGGGGCATGCTCGGCTATTTCGTGGGTGACGTCGTGCAGGATACCATCCCGGTCATTACCGGCGACATCAGCAATCCAAGTCTCATTCGCCACAAGCATTTTGGCGCAGCGGCCGCATCGTCCGGCGGGGTCGAGATGTATCACATGGTCGGCATCACGCCGGAAGCACCCAGCGTCGAGCACGCCTTTGGTGGTGCGGCGCGCGGCGAGCATTTCGTCTATGACGCCGCTGCCAGGCGGCGCATCTATGAGACGCTCAACAGCGTCGGCCAGAGCGAGGATGTCGACTATGTCATGCTCGGCTGTCCGCATTATTCCATTGAACAGATCGCTCAGGCCGCCGCGCTCATCGAGGGGCGAAAAGTGCATGAAAATTGTGCGCTGTGGATCTTCACGAGCCGCGCCGTCAAGGCGACGGCGGACGCGAACGGCTACACCAGGATCCTGCGTGACGCGGGCGCCTATCTGATGACCGACACGTGCTCCGCGATCAGCCAGGCCGTCCCGAAAGGCACGAAAGTCGCCGCCCTCGATAGCGCCAAGCAGGTCCATTATCTGCCCGCGATGATGGGCATCGAAGGTTGGTACGGCACGACGGCCGAATGCATCGACGCTGCCTGTACCGGCAAGTGGAAAGGAAAACTGGCATGA
- a CDS encoding aconitase X swivel domain-containing protein yields MTQLLEKPRIVLRGRKVVGGVAEGEALVTRQTISGWGGVNLMNGTVIETRHELKGQSFAGKVLVFPGAKGSSGWSGIFHMAKLRGMAPVAMVFNIMTTKAALGAVVMRTPAVTDCDQDPLDHIRTGDWVRVDGDAGTITIWDRKPD; encoded by the coding sequence ATGACCCAGCTTCTGGAGAAGCCTCGGATCGTCCTGCGCGGCCGCAAGGTCGTGGGCGGCGTCGCTGAGGGCGAGGCGCTTGTGACGCGACAGACCATCTCTGGCTGGGGTGGCGTCAATCTCATGAACGGAACTGTCATCGAAACCCGGCACGAGCTCAAGGGTCAGAGCTTCGCGGGCAAGGTTCTCGTTTTTCCCGGCGCCAAGGGCTCGTCTGGCTGGTCCGGCATCTTCCACATGGCCAAGCTGCGCGGCATGGCCCCGGTCGCAATGGTGTTCAACATCATGACAACCAAGGCTGCGCTGGGCGCGGTGGTCATGCGAACACCTGCCGTCACGGACTGCGACCAGGATCCGCTGGATCATATCCGGACCGGCGACTGGGTCCGCGTCGATGGCGACGCGGGGACAATCACTATATGGGACCGCAAGCCGGATTGA
- a CDS encoding TonB-dependent receptor: MNSRTLLIGGTAMALLATSSANGQTAQTGSEASETDIVVTAQFRAQNLQDTPIAITAVNAGMLEARSQTDISQVANQAPSVTLKPQGAAYGPSLSANIRGVGQTDFNPALEPGVGFYVDDVYYATLTGSIMDLLDLDRVEVLRGPQGTLAGRNSIGGAVKLYSKKPEGSNTGSVAATYGIRNRLDLRGSADFHVANGIDARISGVAKKQEGYVDRLDFGCLYPAGGPATFTPAFPTASNPNQTPMLMNPVGGIPARTNRSDCVLAKEGEVGYVAVRGQLRVRPTDTLDINIIGDYTDDDRVAAGSVLLLRQYPNGAVASPRFPLPLIPAAGSSPPQNYAAASPPGRDINPFAAPDTLLAYDNRFVCGQYCNFGTYDMPADGNFRASSGDGRVRFKGWGVSGQVEWQLADHLQLNSITAFRRYTSNFSNDNDVSPMAHSLGYGPLTFRFFSQELRLNGQIGSTIDYTVGAYYSDQKSVYTSFQDLRSSNLQFQQSDPVDADSKAVFAHLSWNPIDPLTFTGGIRYTKESKTYQYVRQRPYLDPTSVTANGVLPLNGTIGKFSGERVDYRANVQYAFSNDVMAYAQFSTGFKGGGVNPRPFFVQQALSFGPETLNAYELGLKTDFFDRRLRLNVATFLSKYKGIQLSLSNCTAITGAGFGAPCALPVNAGDADIKGIEVEATIRPVDGLLIDGAVSYLDFEYTRFGTYTVGTTTVAVGGPTNLNGPQFGDYAPYTPKWKWSTGAQYEIDLGTAGSLTPRIDASFQSKIYTVSANRSSNRIDAYTVANARLTWRNDDEDLDVSLEVTNLFDEYYLLTIYDQTVGGQGYSSGQPGRPREWAVTVRKKF; the protein is encoded by the coding sequence ATGAATAGCAGGACACTCTTGATCGGCGGCACGGCCATGGCCTTGCTCGCGACATCTTCGGCAAACGGGCAAACCGCACAGACAGGGAGCGAAGCTTCCGAGACCGATATCGTCGTGACGGCGCAGTTCCGGGCTCAAAATCTCCAGGACACGCCAATCGCGATTACGGCCGTCAATGCGGGAATGCTGGAAGCGCGCAGTCAAACCGATATCAGTCAGGTGGCCAATCAGGCTCCTTCAGTCACGCTCAAACCGCAGGGAGCCGCTTATGGTCCTTCCCTGAGTGCCAATATTCGCGGCGTTGGCCAGACCGACTTCAACCCGGCACTCGAACCGGGCGTGGGCTTCTATGTCGATGATGTCTATTATGCGACACTGACCGGTTCGATCATGGATCTGCTCGACCTTGATCGCGTCGAGGTGCTGCGTGGTCCGCAAGGGACGCTGGCCGGCCGAAACTCCATCGGCGGCGCGGTCAAACTGTATTCCAAGAAGCCCGAAGGCAGCAACACCGGCTCTGTGGCCGCGACATATGGCATCCGCAATCGGCTCGACCTGCGTGGAAGCGCGGATTTCCATGTCGCAAACGGGATCGATGCGCGCATCTCGGGCGTCGCGAAGAAGCAGGAAGGCTATGTGGATCGGCTCGATTTCGGTTGCCTCTATCCGGCCGGTGGCCCGGCGACCTTCACCCCGGCCTTTCCAACGGCTTCCAATCCCAACCAAACGCCCATGCTGATGAACCCCGTTGGCGGCATCCCGGCGCGCACCAATCGCAGTGACTGTGTTCTCGCGAAGGAGGGAGAGGTCGGCTATGTCGCCGTGCGCGGCCAGCTTCGCGTGCGACCGACAGATACGCTCGATATCAACATCATCGGCGACTATACCGATGATGATCGCGTCGCGGCAGGGTCGGTGCTGCTGCTGCGCCAATATCCCAATGGCGCGGTGGCAAGTCCCCGTTTCCCCTTGCCGCTCATTCCGGCGGCAGGATCATCGCCGCCGCAAAACTACGCCGCCGCTTCGCCCCCGGGCCGCGACATAAACCCATTCGCAGCCCCGGATACGCTGCTGGCTTATGATAATCGCTTTGTTTGCGGCCAATATTGCAACTTCGGCACCTACGACATGCCTGCCGACGGGAATTTTCGGGCATCAAGCGGCGATGGCCGGGTGAGATTCAAAGGCTGGGGCGTATCGGGCCAGGTCGAATGGCAGCTCGCCGATCATCTGCAGCTCAACTCGATCACGGCATTCCGGCGCTACACGTCAAATTTCTCGAACGATAATGACGTCTCGCCCATGGCTCACAGCCTTGGTTATGGGCCGCTGACCTTTCGCTTCTTCAGTCAGGAGCTCAGGCTGAACGGTCAGATAGGTAGCACGATCGACTATACGGTTGGCGCCTATTACAGCGACCAGAAGTCCGTCTATACCTCGTTCCAGGATCTGCGTTCTTCAAATCTCCAGTTCCAGCAAAGTGACCCCGTGGACGCAGACAGCAAGGCCGTGTTTGCTCATCTGTCGTGGAACCCGATCGACCCGCTGACTTTCACAGGCGGCATCCGGTACACCAAGGAGAGCAAGACCTACCAGTATGTCCGCCAACGGCCCTATCTTGATCCGACCTCGGTAACGGCAAACGGCGTTCTCCCGCTTAATGGAACGATCGGGAAGTTCAGCGGGGAGCGCGTGGATTATCGCGCAAATGTGCAATATGCCTTTTCCAACGACGTCATGGCCTACGCTCAGTTCTCGACGGGCTTCAAGGGCGGCGGCGTAAATCCGCGGCCATTCTTTGTTCAGCAGGCGCTTTCTTTCGGCCCGGAAACGCTGAACGCCTATGAACTGGGCTTGAAGACCGACTTCTTCGATCGACGGCTGCGCCTGAACGTCGCAACATTCTTGAGCAAGTACAAGGGGATCCAGCTTTCGCTCAGCAATTGCACGGCCATCACGGGCGCAGGGTTCGGCGCGCCATGCGCTCTGCCGGTCAACGCCGGTGATGCGGATATCAAGGGCATCGAAGTGGAGGCGACCATCCGTCCGGTAGATGGTCTGCTCATCGATGGTGCGGTCAGCTATCTTGATTTCGAGTATACGCGCTTTGGAACCTATACCGTCGGCACAACCACGGTGGCTGTGGGCGGCCCGACCAATCTGAACGGCCCGCAATTCGGCGACTATGCGCCCTACACGCCGAAATGGAAGTGGAGCACCGGCGCGCAATATGAGATCGACCTCGGTACGGCGGGCTCGCTGACCCCGCGTATCGATGCCTCGTTCCAGAGCAAGATCTACACTGTGTCCGCAAACCGTTCGAGCAATCGCATCGACGCTTACACAGTCGCAAATGCGCGGCTCACCTGGCGCAACGATGACGAGGATCTTGATGTCTCGCTCGAAGTGACAAATCTCTTCGACGAATATTATCTGCTCACGATCTACGATCAGACGGTCGGCGGGCAGGGCTATTCCAGTGGCCAGCCCGGGCGTCCTCGGGAATGGGCAGTCACTGTTCGGAAGAAGTTCTGA